In Lachancea thermotolerans CBS 6340 chromosome H complete sequence, a single genomic region encodes these proteins:
- the LDB18 gene encoding Ldb18p (some similarities with uniprot|Q07887 Saccharomyces cerevisiae YLL049W), producing MKIVKQSRVTRKFKGPRGLDAQAMDCADKLEQRLDLIENSVGELDGVENLVDKLRVISGEMRRLCGTGARCSEFLWQLLNTFAKNEERDTTKEQEVELSACVGSLNQTLSLLSDLEIVCSSSVDRLLSCGLLQNSMKQESVSADISNIGILYSQTMMLIVRTLGIARRFMNLNLEANDFWTDIQSRICMVEGKLHAIQSSNNI from the coding sequence ATGAAAATAGTCAAACAAAGTCGAGTTACCCGCAAGTTTAAGGGCCCTCGAGGACTAGACGCCCAGGCAATGGACTGTGCAGACAAGTTAGAGCAAAGGCTGGATCTGATTGAAAACAGTGTTGGGGAACTGGATGGTGTAGAAAACTTAGTCGATAAACTTCGAGTGATCTCAGGGGAGATGAGGCGCTTGTGTGGGACTGGCGCGCGTTGCTCTGAATTCCTTTGGCAACTTTTGAACACATTTGCTAAAAACGAAGAGCGAGATACCAccaaagagcaagaagTGGAGTTATCTGCGTGCGTCGGATCGCTCAACCAAACACTTTCTCTACTATCCGATCTGGAGATCGTTTGTAGTAGCAGCGTGGACCGCCTATTATCATGTGGTTTACTGCAAAATTCGATGAAACAAGAATCTGTTTCAGCCGACATCTCCAACATTGGTATACTGTACTCCCAGACTATGATGCTTATCGTTAGAACTTTAGGCATTGCTAGACGGTTCATGAATTTAAATCTGGAAGCCAACGACTTTTGGACTGATATTCAATCGCGCATCTGTATGGTTGAAGGTAAACTGCATGCTATACAAAGCTCAAACAATATTTAA
- the CBP2 gene encoding Cbp2p (weakly similar to uniprot|P03874 Saccharomyces cerevisiae YHL038C CBP2 Protein required for splicing of COB aI5 intron Cytochrome B pre-mRNA processing protein), with product MAKTDLRDWIVQLHLAYRNSSKQRRFSYKRNAQKISQKRLQSVQKSQISNAPKVDLKLPSRFSQLPIANLQGLLIQDIREDKPKQLQLCVPELTSGSHMVEDWEEVSGLFKNSVCREYKTNGDLKGPAFCEYTTERVYGNNRASWKTRLNFPLKNEGDPAETIEILWPPLEFSFCCRAIGTSHGTIIKLQQKGVNVFRHPLTGDKLPILEIDSLPLNASAIALAPALEGSDSKYFKGALLAYSIIPSRLCSEAEICQLKSLCVDTESVRRPSVVEAISPKVADGFKSDIRSVSRLLRALSSGSLFNPGLSTRSQMCSPDILRATVMSNRICDSQLKEEYCKATVLYNLYENAQRIQKRLISENKLTHEVYLSLWDELILLRLEELNKLTLVEDLNTMIRGKTKFDEFLLDLNLYNTIVNAELRGKMKPNGHQKNDRQQAILYVLSIVLTQCKSLKNIYPSLSFVFRELEVFAREVKIFKRTGNIESAQEMFATANAIVELDNIATAKQEPLKNHRIILLAKSRVPSDLARVYQFLSKVEVQITDNLDAAKEIRHSECVSKKLIRHDTYCYLYLRKEHAVDVQKLLRTLGKSGQY from the coding sequence ATGGCAAAGACAGATCTTCGTGACTGGATTGTACAACTTCACTTGGCTTACagaaattcttcaaaacaaaggaGGTTTAGTTACAAACGAAATGCGCAAAAAATAAGCCAAAAAAGGCTGCAGTCGGTGCAAAAGTCTCAAATATCCAATGCGCCAAAGGTGGACCTTAAACTTCCTAGCAGGTTTTCACAGCTTCCTATTGCAAATCTGCAAGGATTACTGATACAGGACATCCGCGAAGACAAGCCAAAACAACTCCAGTTATGTGTACCAGAGCTTACAAGCGGTAGTCATATGGTGGAAGACTGGGAAGAGGTTTCAGGtttattcaaaaattcagTATGTCGCGAATACAAGACGAATGGTGATCTAAAAGGTCCCGCATTCTGTGAATACACAACAGAACGTGTATATGGTAACAATCGCGCAAGttggaaaacaagattAAATTTCCCCTTGAAAAACGAAGGCGACCCTGCCGAAACAATCGAAATTTTATGGCCACCTCTAGAATTCTCTTTCTGCTGCAGGGCAATTGGGACCAGCCATGGAACAATCATTAAATTGCAGCAAAAAGGTGTCAACGTCTTCCGTCATCCTCTAACAGGTGATAAGTTACCTATTCTAGAAATTGATTCTCTACCGTTGAACGCATCGGCTATTGCCCTTGCTCCTGCTTTGGAAGGAAGCGACAGCAAATATTTTAAAGGCGCTTTGTTGGCATATTCTATAATTCCATCGCGCCTGTGTTCTGAAGCTGAGATTTGCCAACTTAAAAGCTTGTGCGTTGACACTGAAAGTGTGAGACGTCCGAGTGTGGTGGAGGCAATTAGCCCAAAGGTCGCCGATGGGTTTAAAAGTGATATTCGAAGCGTTTCAAGGCTCTTGAGGGCACTTTCATCTGGAAGTTTGTTCAATCCCGGCctgtcaacaagaagtcaaaTGTGCTCACCTGATATCCTGAGAGCAACTGTAATGTCTAACAGAATTTGCGATAGCcaactcaaagaagaatacTGTAAAGCTACAGTGCTTTACAACCTTTACGAAAATGCACAAAGGATACAGAAACGCTTGATAAGCGAAAATAAATTGACACATGAAGTTTACCTAAGTCTTTGGGATGAACTTATATTGTTACgtcttgaagaactcaaTAAACTGACTTTGGTGGAAGATTTGAATACAATGATTAGAGGTAAGACTAAATTCGATGAGTTTTTATTGGACCTAAACTTGTATAACACGATTGTTAACGCGGAGCTCCGAGGTAAGATGAAGCCTAATGGGCACCAAAAAAACGACCGCCAACAAGCTATTCTTTACGTGCTTAGTATTGTTTTGACACAGTGcaagagtttgaagaacatTTATCCTTCTCTTTCATTTGTTTTCAGAGAGCTAGAAGTCTTTGCTAGAGaagtcaaaattttcaaaagaacCGGAAACATAGAGAGTGCTCAGGAAATGTTTGCCACTGCTAACGCCATTGTAGAATTAGATAATATCGCTACAGCAAAGCAAGAACCGCTTAAAAATCATAGAATTATCCTTTTGGCTAAATCCCGGGTTCCTTCAGATTTAGCGCGGGTTTACCAGTTCCTATCGAAAGTCGAAGTTCAAATCACCGACAACTTGGATGCAGCTAAAGAAATTAGACATTCAGAGTGTGTGTCCAAGAAACTGATTCGTCACGACACATACTGTTATTTGTATCTAAGAAAGGAACACGCCGTTGATGTCCAAAAGCTGTTAAGGACACTTGGAAAGTCAGGTCAATATTAA
- the YBT1 gene encoding bile acid-transporting ATPase YBT1 (similar to uniprot|P32386 Saccharomyces cerevisiae YLL048C), whose product MNQSSHSAGVCKFWYYDDVTKCGRVEYLNFYTPLVLLCFFGSFTGYKTAVHVYRRRYLREHKPNFADELAATSNADENKPLLSDASGAIYTNPDAVPKEHNLKEEHFSIENLRLADPDGKPHGLVEVVKRNFVEKARVVVEFLLVLAQLAIHVFVLINLSNEKDEFPTKVSIVNVLLWSWLLFVVILRLLNINEQIKWIKYYPGNLWTVSFVSYMFLFASRVLPFRSVFIGHITDDILKKYVLSQFYIDLALFMLLFTAKIGNDHAVLYRTSPETVPSPEPVTSIMSFISWSWIDKFVWEAHQHSVKLKDIWGLMLQDYSIFVLKKFKVFSKKTKGNFSYKLIRFFSKYLLLQGFWACIDSVINFIPTLLLKRILEYVDDQSTAPANLAWFYVCAMFVCRILVAICQAQALFFGRRVCIRMKAIIISEIYTKALRRKTSPNNSKSSTDDVDPQVLNQQKDVDADEESSTANLGAIINLMAVDAFKVSEICAYLHSFVEALVMTIVALTLLYKLLGWSAIIGALLIVAILPLNFRLATLIGKLQKETLSFTDKRIQKLNETFQAIRIIKFFSWEENFEKDIQSIRDQELKMLVKRSVAWALTAFVWFITPTIVTSVSFAFYIYVQGEVLTTPVAFTALSLFTLLRNPLDMLSDMLSYVIQSKVSLDRVQEFLEEEETEKYEQITVHRNKIGFENATFSWDRKNPDFKLKNMNIDFKLGKLNVVIGPTGSGKTSLLMGLLGEMDLLEGKVYAPCLDPREDMVIENDGMTNSIAYCSQAAWLLNDTVKNNILFSSPFNEGRYNAVIEACGLKRDFEILSAGDQTEIGEKGITLSGGQKQRVSLARALYSSSRHLLLDDCLSAVDSHTALWIYENCISGPLMEGRTCILVSHNVALTLKNAEWVVFMENGRVKDQGEPLELYNKGLLGEDELVKTSVLSRGNSSTSLVGKSSKSGINLSKLSAKIEKSSVPSKKPLTEEERVKMGKLIEEETKSEGVVSIEVYKWFAKLFGGWKMVIFLASIFIVAQCVYIFQSWWVRAWASHNTYDATRKFIARILPEGTVNGLLPLVGLENQLSVSPVIEETVKPAVKKSKTHSTIYYLLFYFFIGVAQAVIASSKTIINFMAGLNASRKIFNLILKKVLYAKLRFFDSTPIGRIMNRFSRDIEAVDQELTPFVEGAFVSLVQCLSTVILIAYITPDFFFVAIFIGIFYYLVGYFYMAGSRELKRYESISRSPIHQHFSETLVGITTIRAFGDERRFMQENLTKIDENNKPFFYLWVANRWLAFRIDMIGACVIFAAGIFVLLNIKSLDSGLAGISLTYAISFTEGALWLVRLYSNVEMTMNSVERLKEYMEVEQEPHYQSTHNPPPEWPSQGKIEVNDLSLRYAPSLPKVIKNVTFTVDPNCKVGIVGRTGAGKSTIITALFRFLDPESGYIKIDNVDITSVELKRLRQSITIIPQDPTLFTGTVKSNLDPYDEYSDKQIFEALKRVNLVTQEELDHAANPSPDNASAVSENVNKFLFLENEISEGGSNLSQGQRQLVCLARSLLRSPKVMLLDEATASIDYQSDARIQQTIRSEFSDSTILTIAHRLRSIIDYDKILVMDAGEVKEYDHPYSLLLNKNSIFYSMCEDSGELEVLIQLAKESFVKKLNSK is encoded by the coding sequence aaaagatgagTTTCCCACTAAAGTTTCCATTGTGAATGTACTCCTGTGGTCTTGGTTACTATTTGTGGTCATTCTGCGTCTGCTGAACATCAATGAGCAAATTAAGTGGATCAAGTATTATCCAGGAAACTTGTGGACCGTGTCTTTCGTGTCTTacatgtttttgtttgcgTCCAGGGTACTACCTTTCCGTTCTGTTTTCATTGGCCACATAACTGACGATATCCTGAAAAAGTACGTTCTGAGTCAATTTTACATCGACCTTGCACTCTTTATGTTGCTCTTTACTGCCAAAATCGGTAATGACCATGCGGTGTTGTACAGAACTAGTCCGGAAACAGTTCCTTCTCCAGAGCCTGTAACTTCAATTATGAGCTTCATATCATGGTCGTGGATCGACAAATTTGTTTGGGAGGCTCATCAACATTCAGTTAAGCTCAAAGACATATGGGGTCTCATGCTCCAGGATTAttccatttttgttttgaaaaagttcaaagtGTTTTCTAAAAAGACAAAGGGCAACTTCTCTTACAAACTGATTCGAttcttctcaaaatatCTCCTTCTACAAGGATTTTGGGCTTGCATTGACAGCGTTATCAACTTCATTCCTACCTTATTGCTTAAAAGAATTTTGGAATACGTCGATGACCAGTCCACAGCACCAGCGAACCTCGCGTGGTTCTATGTTTGCGCCATGTTTGTTTGCAGAATTCTTGTGGCCATCTGTCAAGCACAAGCCCTATTTTTCGGAAGAAGAGTGTGCATCAGGATGAAAGCTATCATTATTTCCGAAATTTACaccaaagctttgagaagaaagacaTCTCCCAACAactcaaagtcttcaactGATGATGTCGATCCCCAAGTTCTCAATCAACAGAAGGATGTCGATGCAGATGAAGAATCAAGCACTGCCAATTTGGGCGCTATTATCAACCTAATGGCCGTGGACGCCTTTAAAGTGTCCGAGATTTGTGCTTATCTACACTCCTTTGTTGAAGCACTTGTAATGACAATTGTTGCGTTGACTTTACTTTACAAGTTGCTAGGGTGGTCTGCAATCATCGGTGCGTTATTGATTGTCGCCATTCTTCCACTTAACTTCAGACTTGCAACTCTGATAGGGAAGCTTCAGAAAGAGACATTGTCTTTCACCGATAAGAGAATCCAAAAACTTAACGAAACTTTCCAAGCCATTAGAatcatcaagttcttttcttgggaagaaaacttcgaaaaagaTATTCAAAGCATCAGAGATCAAGAACTGAAAATGCTCGTGAAGCGTTCAGTTGCCTGGGCACTTACTGCTTTTGTGTGGTTTATCACTCCCACTATTGTGACGTCTGTGTCTTTCGCCTTTTACATTTATGTCCAGGGCGAGGTTCTTACCACGCCAGTAGCCTTCACTGCTTTATCTTTGTTCACCCTTTTGAGAAACCCTCTCGACATGCTCTCGGACATGCTGAGTTATGTCATCCAGTCCAAAGTCTCTCTAGATAGAGTCCAGGAGTTCctagaagaagaagaaactgAGAAATATGAGCAGATCACAGTTCACCGGAATAAGATTGGATTCGAAAATGCCACATTTTCCTGGGACAGGAAAAACCCcgacttcaagctcaagaataTGAACATCGACTTCAAACTCGGCAAGCTTAATGTTGTTATTGGCCCTACAGGCTCTGGAAAAACATCGTTGCTGATGGGCCTGTTAGGCGAAATGGATTTGTTGGAAGGAAAGGTTTATGCTCCTTGTCTGGACCCAAGAGAAGATATGGTTATCGAAAACGATGGTATGACTAACTCGATTGCTTATTGCTCGCAAGCTGCGTGGCTACTTAATGACACGGTTAAGAACAACATTTTGTTCAGCAGCCCTTTCAACGAAGGGAGGTACAATGCTGTTATAGAGGCTTGTGGTCTGAAGCGAGACTTTGAGATTTTGAGTGCTGGGGACCAAACTGAAATTGGTGAAAAAGGCATTACATTGTCCGGAGGACAGAAGCAGAGGGTTTCCCTAGCTAGAGCACTCTACTCATCGTCAAGGCATTTACTGCTTGATGACTGCCTCAGCGCTGTTGACTCTCACACTGCTTTGTGGATCTACGAAAACTGTATCAGCGGACCGTTGATGGAGGGCAGAACTTGTATTTTGGTCTCTCATAACGTTGCGCTGACTCTGAAAAATGCTGAATGGGTAGTGTTCATGGAAAATGGTAGGGTCAAGGACCAAGGCGAACCTTTAGAGCTGTACAACAAGGGCTTGCTCGGAGAAGATGAACTGGTGAAAACGAGTGTTCTGTCAAGGGGAAACTCTTCCACTAGCTTAGTTGGAAAATCAAGCAAAAGTGGAATCAATTTGAGCAAATTGAGTGCTAAAATCGAGAAATCAAGCGTTCCCTCCAAAAAGCCTCTAaccgaggaagaaagagtcAAGATGGGCAAACttattgaagaagagacgAAATCAGAAGGTGTGGTCAGCATTGAAGTTTACAAATGGTttgccaaactttttggtGGATGGAAGATGGTCATCTTTCTAGCATCTATATTCATTGTCGCACAGTGCGTTTACATCTTTCAGTCCTGGTGGGTTCGTGCGTGGGCTTCTCATAACACTTATGATGCTACTAGAAAATTTATTGCAAGAATACTTCCTGAAGGCACTGTCAATGGCCTATTGCCCTTGGTTGGTCTTGAAAATCAATTATCAGTTAGTCCAGTCATCGAAGAAACGGTTAAACCAGCTGTAAAAAAATCCAAAACACACTCTACAATTTATTACTTACTGTTCTACTTCTTCATTGGCGTTGCACAGGCTGTAATAGCGTCTTCGAAGACTATAATCAACTTTATGGCAGGGTTGAATGCCTCTAGAAAGATTTTCAACttaatcttgaaaaaggtgttGTATGCCAAGTTGAGATTCTTTGATTCTACGCCAATCGGGAGAATCATGAACAGGTTCTCGAGGGATATTGAAGCTGTCGACCAAGAATTGACACCGTTCGTCGAAGgagcttttgtttcattGGTTCAGTGCCTTTCAACCGTAATTCTGATTGCTTATATTACGCctgatttcttcttcgttgcTATTTTCATTGGAATATTCTATTATTTGGTGGGATACTTCTATATGGCAGGATCCAGAGAACTCAAAAGATACGAGTCAATCAGTAGGTCGCCTATACACCAGCATTTCTCAGAAACCCTTGTGGGAATTACCACCATACGTGCGTTTGGTGACGAACGTCGATTTATGCAAGAAAATTTGACAAAGATTGATGAGAATAACAAACCATTTTTTTACTTGTGGGTCGCAAATCGGTGGTTAGCGTTCAGAATTGACATGATCGGAGCATGTGTCATTTTCGCTGCTGGGATATTCGTCCTGTTGAATATTAAGTCTCTGGATTCTGGATTAGCTGGTATTTCTTTGACATATGCTATTTCCTTCACTGAAGGTGCTTTATGGTTGGTTAGACTATATTCCAATGTGGAAATGACTATGAACTCAGTTGAAAGATTGAAAGAGTACATGGAAGTCGAGCAAGAGCCTCATTATCAAAGCACCCACAACCCCCCTCCAGAATGGCCCAGCCAAGGTAAAATCGAAGTTAATGATTTATCGTTGCGTTACGCTCCTAGTTTGCCCaaagtcatcaaaaatgtcaCCTTTACAGTTGATCCTAACTGTAAGGTCGGGATTGTTGGAAGAACAGGCGCCGGGAAGTCAACAATCATTACGGCTCTGTTCCGCTTTTTGGACCCAGAAAGTGGATACATCAAAATTGATAACGTGGATATAACTTCAGTTGAGCTGAAAAGGCTTCGCCAATCTATTACCATTATCCCACAGGATCCTACTTTGTTTACTGGCACAGTGAAGTCCAACCTGGATCCTTACGATGAGTACTCCGACAAACAAATATTCGAAGCCCTGAAACGCGTCAATTTGGTTACACaggaagaacttgatcATGCAGCAAACCCAAGCCCGGACAATGCATCAGCCGTGTCAGAGAATGtcaacaagttcttgttcttggagAACGAAATTTCGGAAGGAGGTTCCAACCTCTCCCAAGGTCAGCGTCAACTTGTCTGCCTAGCACGTTCTTTGTTGCGGTCTCCAAAGGTTATGCTACTGGACGAAGCTACTGCGTCGATAGATTATCAATCAGATGCTAGAATCCAGCAAACAATAAGGAGCGAGTTTTCAGATAGCACCATTTTGACTATAGCTCACCGACTAAGATCCATTATCGACTATGACAAAATATTGGTCATGGATGCAGGTGAGGTTAAAGAGTATGATCATCCGTACTCgcttttgttgaacaaaaacagcatCTTCTACAGTATGTGTGAAGATAGCGGCGAACTTGAGGTATTAATTCAACTGGCCAAAGAGTCTTTTGtaaaaaagctcaattcTAAATAA